One region of Desulfobacterales bacterium genomic DNA includes:
- a CDS encoding ferritin family protein, producing the protein MPEFGTPFSGLAKDRKLTNEELIRAIRFMVAAEYEAIQLYMQLAESTDNKLAIEVLKDIADEERVHAGEFLRLLRELSPDEEKFYAEGEKEVEEEIAKMK; encoded by the coding sequence ATGCCGGAGTTTGGAACACCTTTTTCAGGATTGGCAAAGGACAGGAAGCTGACGAATGAAGAGCTTATCAGAGCTATTCGATTCATGGTGGCGGCAGAGTATGAAGCAATTCAATTGTACATGCAACTTGCGGAGTCTACAGACAACAAGCTGGCCATCGAAGTGCTTAAGGATATTGCCGATGAAGAACGCGTTCACGCGGGGGAGTTTTTGCGATTGCTCCGTGAACTATCCCCCGATGAAGAAAAGTTCTATGCGGAGGGGGAAAAAGAAGTAGAAGAAGAGATCGCGAAAATGAAGTAG
- a CDS encoding SDR family oxidoreductase, with the protein MKAVYGINTNSKIDDNQDALAAMLECIPILEKIAEQSELLALLPESERIALITAAGKISRPDRKEIKKRNKDRKHQQRLVVVEKERGLRAATGIRKAREAAVFTAPLRISVSDREAEKEGAARTLETPRNCYVCKAEFTRLHHFYDAMCPECAQFNYRKRFQTASLKGRVALITGSRLKIGYQATLMMLRAGATVIATTRFPKDSALRFSGEADFSDWGNRLHIYGLDLRHTPSVELFTDYFRETYQRLDILINNAAQTVRRPPGFYAHLMENENRGLAELPMNAQALLRHYQSCISQLEFGQTEHVGREKALPVTWNGTAPGVGLRMSARLSQIPYSYDHSLNVPEVFPAEKLDADLQQVDLRKTNSWRLRLGEIPTAEMLEIQLVNSVAPFVLCNRLADLMKRDYTGEKHIVNVSAMEGKFLRFKKGSRHPHTNMAKAALNMLTHTAAEDLAKYGIFMNAVDTGWVTDEDPAILAKHKQDCHDFQPPLDIVDGAARVCDPFFHGILTGKHWQGKFLKDYFPIDW; encoded by the coding sequence ATGAAAGCGGTGTACGGCATCAACACGAATTCAAAAATTGACGACAATCAAGACGCCCTGGCAGCCATGCTTGAGTGCATTCCTATTTTAGAAAAAATTGCGGAACAATCCGAACTGTTAGCGCTCTTGCCGGAATCCGAGCGGATTGCGCTGATCACCGCGGCCGGGAAAATATCCCGGCCCGACCGCAAGGAGATCAAAAAGCGGAATAAAGACAGAAAACATCAGCAGCGTCTGGTGGTTGTGGAAAAAGAACGCGGGCTAAGGGCGGCCACCGGGATTCGAAAGGCCAGGGAAGCCGCGGTCTTTACCGCCCCCCTGCGAATTTCGGTGTCCGATAGGGAAGCTGAAAAGGAAGGTGCCGCACGAACGCTGGAAACGCCGCGAAACTGTTATGTGTGCAAGGCCGAGTTTACGAGGCTTCATCATTTTTATGATGCCATGTGTCCGGAATGCGCCCAATTCAATTATCGGAAGCGTTTTCAGACCGCTTCCCTGAAGGGGCGGGTGGCCCTGATCACGGGCTCCCGGCTCAAGATCGGCTACCAGGCCACGTTGATGATGCTTCGGGCCGGGGCAACCGTGATTGCCACCACCCGCTTTCCAAAGGATTCGGCGTTGCGATTTTCCGGAGAAGCGGATTTTTCCGACTGGGGCAACCGGCTTCATATTTACGGGCTGGATCTTCGCCACACGCCCAGTGTGGAACTTTTTACGGATTACTTCAGAGAAACCTACCAGCGCCTGGATATACTCATCAACAACGCCGCGCAGACGGTTCGCAGGCCGCCGGGATTCTATGCCCATCTGATGGAAAATGAAAATAGGGGGCTGGCCGAATTGCCAATGAATGCCCAAGCCCTTTTGCGTCATTACCAGTCTTGCATTTCTCAGCTTGAATTCGGGCAAACGGAGCATGTGGGCCGGGAAAAGGCGCTGCCTGTTACCTGGAACGGAACCGCCCCGGGCGTGGGGTTGCGCATGTCCGCGCGACTCTCTCAGATTCCCTATTCTTATGACCATTCCCTGAATGTGCCGGAGGTTTTTCCGGCGGAAAAACTCGATGCCGATCTTCAGCAAGTGGATCTTCGAAAGACCAATTCCTGGCGGCTGCGGCTGGGGGAGATACCGACCGCGGAAATGCTGGAAATTCAACTGGTCAACTCCGTGGCGCCCTTTGTTTTGTGCAACCGGCTGGCCGATCTGATGAAGCGGGATTACACCGGGGAAAAACATATTGTAAATGTTTCAGCCATGGAGGGCAAATTTCTGCGGTTTAAAAAGGGCAGCCGCCACCCTCATACCAATATGGCTAAGGCGGCTCTGAACATGCTGACCCATACCGCGGCCGAGGATTTGGCCAAATACGGGATTTTCATGAATGCCGTTGACACCGGCTGGGTCACGGATGAAGATCCAGCCATTCTGGCCAAGCACAAGCAGGATTGCCATGATTTTCAGCCTCCCCTGGATATTGTGGACGGCGCTGCAAGAGTCTGTGATCCTTTCTTCCATGGCATTCTGACGGGAAAACACTGGCAGGGTAAATTTTTGAAAGATTACTTTCCCATCGACTGGTAG
- the yeiP gene encoding elongation factor P-like protein YeiP, with the protein MLKAGNLKKGHIINIDEQPYQVKQIDIHTPTARGGNTLCKVRFASLITGQKLDQTFKSGDSLEEMTVDRRKVSYLYRDQNMHTFMDSENYEQYTLSADNLEGQRQWLVEGLEGITVLLREGHPLCIELPQAIDLEIVNTAPTIKGASATNRNKPAELSNGVTVLVPDYMAVGEVIRVNTETGQFMSRAKS; encoded by the coding sequence TTGCTAAAAGCCGGAAATCTTAAAAAAGGACATATCATCAACATTGACGAGCAGCCCTATCAGGTCAAACAAATCGATATTCACACCCCTACGGCAAGGGGGGGCAACACCTTGTGCAAGGTACGGTTCGCGTCGCTGATCACCGGCCAGAAACTAGACCAAACCTTCAAGAGTGGCGATTCGCTAGAAGAGATGACGGTGGACAGGCGGAAGGTAAGTTATCTCTACCGTGATCAGAATATGCATACGTTCATGGATAGCGAGAATTATGAACAATACACCCTGTCGGCGGATAACCTCGAAGGGCAGCGTCAGTGGCTGGTGGAGGGGTTGGAAGGGATTACGGTGCTGCTGCGCGAAGGCCACCCCCTGTGTATTGAACTGCCTCAAGCCATCGACCTTGAAATTGTGAACACGGCGCCGACCATCAAAGGCGCCTCCGCCACGAACCGCAATAAACCTGCGGAACTTTCCAATGGGGTTACCGTGCTGGTGCCCGATTATATGGCAGTCGGCGAGGTGATTCGGGTGAACACGGAAACAGGCCAGTTCATGTCTCGGGCCAAAAGCTGA
- a CDS encoding lytic murein transglycosylase: protein MTFLKTTRRWGLTLVAAIGAALLLAPWQKGNAQAQEETGKAGAHEALSEQAFEDWLEVLRNEAREKGISEATLDAALRHIAPVMRVLELDRRQPEFTQTFWTYLRRSVNDERINRGRALLKTHRDLLDKIHSEYGVPPRYLIAFWGLETNFGNNLGGFRVIDTLATLAFDQRRAYFFRTELLSALQIIEAGHISPNAMTGSWAGAMGHFQFMPSTFVGHAVDYTGNGRKDIWGSLPDAFSSAANYLANMGWRPGETWGREVRLPKDFDLMLATLNIKKPPAEWSSLGVRQTDGTALQETNMEGAIVLPQGHNGPAFLVYDNFRVIMRWNRSINYAISVGHLADRIIGFPQLATGRDAEHKPLSRTEAEEIQQLLNRLGFDAGLEDGLLGPRTRAAIREFQKKLSLPPDGYPAPGLLQRLRALAAALSQDNSIANNNLPV from the coding sequence ATGACTTTTTTGAAAACGACAAGGCGCTGGGGACTTACACTGGTAGCAGCAATAGGCGCGGCTTTGTTGCTCGCACCTTGGCAGAAGGGTAACGCACAGGCCCAGGAAGAAACCGGCAAGGCTGGGGCGCATGAGGCGCTTTCCGAACAGGCTTTCGAAGACTGGCTGGAGGTGCTACGCAACGAGGCGCGCGAGAAAGGTATCTCCGAGGCGACATTGGACGCGGCGCTGCGCCATATCGCGCCGGTGATGCGCGTGCTCGAACTCGACCGTCGCCAACCGGAGTTCACTCAGACCTTCTGGACATACCTTCGCCGAAGCGTCAACGACGAGCGAATAAACCGCGGTCGGGCACTGCTGAAAACGCATCGCGACCTGCTGGATAAAATTCATTCCGAATACGGCGTGCCACCACGCTATCTCATCGCATTCTGGGGGCTGGAGACAAACTTTGGCAACAATCTTGGCGGGTTCCGTGTAATCGATACACTGGCAACGCTTGCCTTCGACCAGCGACGCGCTTATTTCTTCCGAACGGAGCTTCTGTCCGCACTGCAAATTATCGAGGCGGGCCACATCTCGCCGAATGCGATGACAGGCTCCTGGGCTGGTGCAATGGGGCACTTTCAGTTCATGCCCTCAACTTTCGTCGGACATGCCGTGGATTATACCGGCAACGGCCGCAAGGATATCTGGGGCAGCCTGCCGGACGCCTTCTCTTCGGCGGCCAACTACCTCGCCAACATGGGCTGGCGGCCGGGTGAAACCTGGGGTCGCGAGGTGCGCCTTCCGAAGGACTTCGACCTGATGCTTGCCACGTTGAATATAAAAAAGCCGCCGGCCGAGTGGTCATCGCTTGGGGTACGGCAAACCGACGGCACGGCCTTGCAGGAGACGAATATGGAAGGCGCCATCGTGCTGCCGCAGGGCCATAACGGCCCGGCATTCCTGGTTTACGACAATTTCCGGGTCATCATGCGCTGGAACCGTTCCATCAACTACGCCATCTCCGTCGGTCATCTGGCAGACCGAATTATCGGGTTTCCACAGCTCGCGACCGGCCGGGATGCAGAGCATAAACCGCTCTCACGCACCGAGGCAGAGGAAATACAGCAGCTTCTCAACCGCCTCGGTTTCGATGCCGGATTGGAGGACGGCCTGCTGGGTCCGCGCACACGCGCCGCGATCCGCGAATTCCAGAAGAAGCTTTCACTGCCGCCGGACGGCTATCCCGCGCCCGGCTTGCTGCAACGCCTGCGGGCGCTCGCAGCAGCACTATCGCAAGACAATTCGATTGCCAACAATAATCTGCCGGTATAA
- the rho gene encoding transcription termination factor Rho codes for METVKGHLEILDRGFGFLRDIDKNFEPGPADVFIPAHFIEAHRLREGSFIVGTAVPGASKSGSLKLNRIETINGVAFEDSLKIEQLWNRTSISPTERLIMTQGSNDLMGKVLDMIVPIGKGQRGLIVSPPKTGKTTIMRHMANAIVTNHPEVTVFVLLVDERPEEVTDFKRGLKSAHVLYSSADQKIYQHMRMTRLAMHTAIRCAEVGRDAVVFIDSLTRMSRAFNAETDSFGRTMTGGLGANALEVPRKIFGAARKVEDGGSLTTIATILVDTGSRMDDIIFQEFKGTGNMDLVLSRACAEQRVYPAVNINQSGTRKEDLVMTKDELHQAIEIRRALAQLDELTAMTRLLEYLDGKK; via the coding sequence TTGGAAACTGTAAAAGGACATTTGGAAATATTGGACAGGGGGTTTGGATTTTTGCGTGATATCGACAAAAATTTCGAGCCGGGGCCGGCAGACGTTTTTATCCCGGCGCACTTCATTGAGGCGCATCGACTGCGTGAGGGAAGCTTCATCGTGGGGACCGCGGTTCCCGGCGCATCTAAGAGCGGCAGTCTAAAACTCAATCGAATAGAAACGATCAACGGCGTTGCATTTGAAGACAGTTTGAAAATCGAGCAACTCTGGAATCGGACCAGCATCAGTCCGACGGAGAGATTGATTATGACCCAGGGCTCGAATGACTTGATGGGCAAAGTGCTGGACATGATCGTGCCGATCGGAAAGGGGCAGCGGGGGCTGATTGTCTCTCCGCCCAAAACCGGTAAGACAACCATTATGCGTCATATGGCCAACGCCATTGTGACCAACCACCCCGAAGTGACGGTTTTCGTGCTGCTGGTGGATGAGCGTCCCGAAGAAGTGACGGATTTTAAAAGGGGGCTTAAAAGCGCCCATGTGCTGTACTCTTCCGCGGATCAGAAAATTTACCAGCATATGCGTATGACGAGGCTGGCTATGCATACGGCTATTCGTTGCGCCGAAGTGGGCCGGGATGCGGTGGTTTTTATCGATTCTTTGACCCGAATGTCGCGTGCTTTTAACGCGGAAACCGATAGTTTCGGCCGGACCATGACCGGCGGGCTGGGTGCCAACGCGCTGGAGGTGCCGAGAAAAATATTCGGCGCGGCGCGAAAGGTCGAGGACGGCGGATCATTGACCACTATCGCTACGATTCTGGTGGACACCGGCAGCCGCATGGATGATATCATCTTTCAGGAGTTCAAGGGCACTGGCAACATGGACCTGGTATTGAGTCGGGCTTGTGCCGAGCAAAGGGTGTATCCAGCGGTCAACATCAATCAATCCGGCACCCGCAAGGAAGATCTGGTGATGACGAAAGACGAGCTTCACCAGGCAATCGAAATCCGGCGTGCGTTGGCGCAACTCGATGAGCTTACCGCCATGACCCGGCTTCTGGAATATTTGGACGGGAAAAAATAA
- a CDS encoding nitroreductase family protein: protein MFIDLIRSRRSIRKFQDRPVEPEKIDSLVETVLRAPSSRDLNPWSFVVVTDPDMISALSKAKPHGASFLSGAPLAIVVCADPAKSDVWVEDASIAAIYLHLAATDLALGSCWIQLRERMHDAHQSAGDYVSGVLGLPEGMAVEAIIAIGYSAEKKTPHSKSGLPHEKVSWERYGHQR from the coding sequence ATGTTTATCGACTTGATCAGATCGCGAAGAAGTATTCGAAAGTTTCAGGACCGGCCGGTCGAGCCGGAGAAAATTGATTCTCTGGTGGAAACCGTGCTGCGTGCTCCGTCCTCAAGAGACTTGAATCCCTGGTCCTTTGTCGTGGTTACCGACCCGGATATGATTTCGGCCTTGTCCAAGGCCAAGCCGCATGGCGCTTCTTTTCTGTCCGGCGCACCGTTGGCGATCGTCGTTTGCGCGGATCCAGCCAAATCGGATGTGTGGGTGGAGGATGCATCCATTGCTGCTATTTATCTGCACCTGGCGGCAACGGACCTCGCGCTTGGCAGTTGCTGGATTCAATTGCGGGAGCGGATGCACGATGCGCACCAAAGCGCAGGCGATTATGTGTCCGGAGTGCTGGGACTGCCCGAAGGAATGGCCGTGGAGGCGATCATCGCTATCGGCTATTCCGCAGAGAAAAAAACGCCCCATTCAAAATCCGGCCTTCCTCACGAGAAGGTTAGTTGGGAGCGTTATGGGCATCAGCGGTGA
- a CDS encoding HU family DNA-binding protein: MTKAELLEQMAIDAGISKAAATAALNSFLDGIKMALKKKDGKVTLTGFGTFATSHRKARQGRNPQTGATIKIKAANVVKFKPGKKLKEAV, from the coding sequence ATGACAAAAGCAGAACTGCTTGAACAAATGGCAATTGACGCCGGTATTTCAAAAGCTGCAGCAACCGCCGCGTTGAACTCCTTTCTCGACGGCATCAAAATGGCGCTCAAGAAAAAAGACGGCAAAGTAACGCTGACAGGCTTCGGCACGTTCGCAACCAGCCACCGCAAAGCGCGCCAAGGGCGAAACCCCCAGACCGGGGCAACCATCAAAATCAAGGCGGCTAATGTTGTAAAGTTCAAACCCGGCAAAAAGCTGAAGGAAGCGGTCTAA